The following coding sequences are from one Neovison vison isolate M4711 chromosome X, ASM_NN_V1, whole genome shotgun sequence window:
- the CXHXorf58 gene encoding putative uncharacterized protein CXorf58 homolog, whose protein sequence is MEKVGTQNPNLEPFITRKMKRSSKASVQKSDKPRSGKDYRMHLSDIGRRRAIQEAVKDISAQRIQRAWLSHIDKTIFRLLKHALCAVHHHLFQEYCVTHQILKKVSPLEAELLKDPSMKCKVRFRFSGETFPPVIVFKIFLHNEGHGYKYFSGKNLFKPSNEGVADACKMMGKKKFYCQIMEDEHRFQKFKVTDEIDIVTLKDYMQYSSLLDETPASSGGRCNYWRKLNLKNIPRTMIIYDIVDYAESGIISSRLQKVMKYLLQRPGTEEMRQHQLQIVSEVRRPSSFSAIKPLYRPYQQQNQIKHLGRRSKQAQMKVEKMKKAFKMAKEKNASKVTEPQTDKRSTKQRQTIIFSTPSFNIVRIDELSPDEELEKQEEELFAWYQDLCINSSLSS, encoded by the exons AGCCCTTCATCACAAGGAAAATGAAGCGATCTTCAAAGGCATCAGTTCAAAAATCAGATAAACCTCGCTCAGGAAAAGACTACAGAATGCATTTGTCCGATATTGGAAGGAGAAGGGCAATACAAGA agCTGTGAAAGATATTTCAGCTCAAAGGATACAGAGAGCTTGGTTATCTCATATAGACAAAACAATATTTCGACTCTTAAAGCACGCACTTTGTGCAGTG CATCATCATCTATTTCAGGAATATTGTGTGACACATCAAATCCTGAAGAAAGTGAGCCCCTTAGAGGCTGAGCTTCTGAAAGATCCCAGCATGAAGTGTAAAGTTAGATTCAG GTTTAGTGGTGAAACGTTTCCACCTGtcattgtatttaaaatttttcttcataatgAAGGCCATGGTTACAAGTACTTCAGcggaaaaaatttatttaaaccaTCAAATGAG GGAGTGGCTGATGCTTGCAAAATGATGGGGAAAAAGAAGTTTTACTGTCAAATTATGGAAGATGAACATCGTTTCCAGAAATTCAAAGTAACTGATGAAATAGATATTGTCACCCTGAAAGATTATATGCAA TATTCCAGTCTCCTAGATGAGACCCCTGCATCTTCCGGTGGCAGATGTAACTACTGGCGAAAATTAAACCTCAAAAACATCCCCAGGACCATGATAATATACGACATAGTTGATTATGCAGAGTCTGGGATCATCTCAAGCCGTCTACAGAAAGTAATGAAGTATCTACTACAGAGACCAGGAACAGAAGAGATGCGTCAGCACCAGCTACAGATTGTTTCTGAAGTTAG ACGCCCTTCATCCTTTTCAGCTATCAAACCTTTATATCGGCCCTACCAACAGCAGAATCAAATTAAACATCTGGGTCGTCGATCCAAGCAAGCTCAAATGAaagttgaaaaaatgaaaaaagcttTTAAGATGGCTAAAGAAAAAAACGCTTCCAAGGTGACG GAACCACAAACAGACAAGCGAAGTACAAAGCAGCGACAGACGATTATCTTCTCTACCCCATCTTTTAACATTGTGAGAATTGATGAGCTCTCGCCCGATGAGGAATTGGAAAAACAGGAAGAGGAATTATTTGCCTGGTATCAAGACTTGTGTATTAATAGTTCTCTGTCATCTTAG